CAGCCCACATTTGTTGTGTTAGGTCCTGCAGCAGATGTACCACACACCTTTTAAGGGACATGATCGTGACATTATCATGTGGTCCATCGGAATAAAgcactcagtctccatcttactgaGCTCTGTCCTTCCGCAGCATGACACTGAGGGAGGCATGCTACAGAGTACCCAAGTTGCTTATCTTGAGCCCAGACTCAATTGCCTATGATTGCAGTGTACATATGTAAGGACAAggagctgtttaaaaaataaatcaatgaATTGTTCAGTACTGTATGACCCACATCTCATCTTTGTGTTATGACAGCTAACTGCATGATAGTTGCAGATCATCTGTATATATCACCACCTCAAGTCAATATCAAACTGCAATTCATGATTAAACAGATATTATCCAGCAAGACAATCAGGTAACCTTTGCAAGTTAAATGATTATTATGTCCAACTGAATGGAAGTAAATTTCTCcaattaaatgtttaattgtcATTTAGTTGTTGAGAGCTTGCATATTGCTGAAAAGAAGATACATTTCGGTAAAGCTGTTAGCTTTGCCCaaatcaggacattttgcaagaaacGCCAAAGGGTAAATAACCTTTTATGTGCGGGCAAAGCAAAACAAACAACTatgaatgctgaagatctgagacaaaaacagagactgctggagaaactcagcaggtctggcagcgtctacagaggcaaagcagagttaaaattttgggtccagtgatccttcttcagaactgatcgcAGTTAGACACAGATGGTAGATCTACTGACGGTGTGAAGGGGAGAAGAGTAAGTGGATTTGTGGAGACGGAGCTCAGAGAGGGGGGGAGAAAAAGAAGTTAGACAGACAAAAGGATGAATGAGGGTAAGTCAGAGGAGGAGAAGAGCTCAAAACGGGGACAATGAGTAGATGAAAACGGACtaactgtgctgaaagcagcccatgtcatgaCAGGGCCTGAGACGTGGGAGTGAGGAAACGGTGTGTAATGATGTGTTCAGGATCTAAAGTTATTGAAACGGAGATTGAGTCCTGAAGGCAGCAGCGTTCCCAGGTGGGAAATGAGATTCTGATCTTGAACTTGTGCTAAGCCTCACCAGAGAAATATAGCAAGTCCGAGACACACACATGTTGACCAAGGAACGTGGTCGggtgttgaagtagcaggcaactgcAAGCTTGGGGGTCATTTATTGAGAGTTCAGGTATTAAACCTGTTAACAGGGGAGAGtaagacaaacaggaggctagaagaacgcTGCAGGCCAGGCttcatctggaggaaaggagcagtcaacatttcaggtattaccctccTTGAGGACTTCAGTCCTCAAGAACGGTTGTACCCGAAACATTGACCGCTCcttccctccagatgctgcctgacttgctccgtttttccagcctcctgtttgtccaccttggattccagcatctgcaacaagGGAGTATAAGCTTGCTTGTTTCAACAGTATGAGAGAAGAGTTGGCAGGTGGACTCCCATTGGCAGACAGGTTGCCacagagaatgcaccagttagatgatgactgacagctAATCCCTGTGACAACGGGGACCCGGGCAGCtgagagactttttttttcatattttttacAAAGTTGTAGAGAGGTTTTCCAACCGCAGGGACAGAGAAGTGAGAGCATCCATCTGGTCTCCTTAATCATGCAGGAAGTTTGCCCTCCAGGGACAATTTGGGAAAAGTCACTGACTAATCATCTGCACTGTGTAGGCTTCAGGCACCTGTTTCATATCAAAGGAGGGAAGATCCAACTCGTAAGATTAGGCATCAAGGAGATTCGGGTGTTTTGCTTGGAACTCCCTGATGAAGTCTTATTTATGAAGTTTAACTAAATATTCCCCTCAAGGCTTTTATACTCCCGGCCACCAAATTTGCCTGTGCAGCAAGTCCTTGGAAAACTAAAACAAACTTGATTCATTTTTAAAGCATACTGAGGTGTGTTAAAATGTAAGTATTTCCTTTACTTCCACCACCGTGCCCCCCCCCATCAGTATCAGCTGCAAGTTGCAGTAATTACTGTAAATGATCATTTTCACTCGCACACAACCTCAAAAATACAAAATACGCAAAGGCAGCCACGCTCCAGTAAACCATCTCACCAAGTTCCGAAGCAGACGGGAGGAAAAGAGGAAGttagctgggtttttttttccaccaCCTTGTGTTGCCTTGCAAGAACCCAGGGCATTAATAGTAACAGTGAGGCTCAGCTGAAGCTCACAGTTTGATGAACTGAGTGCTGAATCGGTCTAACAGTCATCAGTCTGGAGTTTCACTCGAAATGACTTCCCTACAGTTGGCAGCAAGCTGAGGGTTAACTGTAAACCTGTAAGGAGTTCCGTCCTGGGCAGCGTAGCTACAAATATATGCACAAGCCCTCTACCCCCACATGGGTGAGCCAGCTTGCACCTTCGGATCATTTTGAACTGAAAACAGAGGGCATCCAACACTCCCAGATTCAGACACAAGGTGAGTGTGGGCACCTCTGATAGGAATGCCCTCTGTTGGCATGGTTTCCATGTGGTAGCAGATGGCAAAAAATTGTTTGACTGTCTAGCCCACAAATCTGTCACCCACCCCTGCCAACTGCAGGCCAGGTTCAAGGTGAGCAGGCGTCAGAATTTAGCAAGCTGCCCACTGTAGTTAAAGAAATAATTCTGGCTCAAGCGAGCCAGTTACCCTCCTGAATGACCCACCCCATGCCAGGGTGGCACaggggttagcattgctgcctcacagccccagggacctgggttcaattccaccctcgggcaactgtctgcacgggtttcctccgggtgctcccattccctccaatagtccaaagatgtgcaggtttaggtggattggccgtgggaaatgctgagttatggggaatgggtcggggtgggatgctctgcagaagggcggtgtggactcgttgggccgaatggcccgtttccacattgtagggattctattttctcatcaacctctTCAGAGTCGTCATTACACAGACTCTGGGAGTAGGTGGGAGATGTGAAcccgggcctcctggctcagaggaagaGATAGTATCATGGCGCCACAAGACCCACTCCCATGTACCAATAGAAGCAGACAGGCATGCTTAAACAGCAGAGGTTAAAGGTTGGTTGGACAGTGCTCGATTAttatttgtggaatcttgctgtgctcTGGAGAATCGACAGCATCTGCTTCAGAGCGACGACATTGATTAACGGGTTAAGAGGTGCTGAGGGCTGCCCCAAACGGGTGAGGCACCAAAAGGCTGGTCAAATCCCCTACCTATTTTGCAAACGTAATTTTTCAGATAACGTTATCGCTGTTGTTTTATCTTCAAGGTGCCATGGAGGACGAAGACATTTATGACTATTACCAGAATGGTTTTTACAACTGGACTTACAGCGACTACAGAAATTACAGCATCAACTATGACGACTATTATTACATATGCGAGAAGGATAATGTTAGACAGTTCGCCAAGTACTTCCTGTCAGTGTTCTACACCGTCACTCTGATCATTGGGCTCGCTGGAAATTCACTGGTGGTGGTCATTTACATCTATTACAAAAAGCTCAGGTCGAAAACAGACTTGTACATCCTGAATCTGGCCATTGCTGACTTGCTGCTTCTCATCACCCTCCCCTTCTGGACAGTCTACGTAATCCACGGCTGGATATTAGGGGTGGCCATGTGTAAGATCTGCTCCGCTCTCTTCGTCATGAACTTCAGTGCTGGCATGCTGTTCCTTGCCTGCATCAGCGTTGACCGGTACTTGGCTAGCTCCAAGGTGGCGAGCCCTCAGACCGTCGGCAGCAAAGGGAAGGCGGTCTGCGTTTGCGTCTGGGCAGCAGCCATCTTGCTGAGCGTCCCAGATTTCGTTTTCACCTCGGTGCACGGGGCAGGGAGCAGGACGCTGTGCATCTCCATCTTCCCCTCGCACATGGCCCGTTCGGCCAAGGCCACCATCCAGATCTTCGAGATCCTCCTGGGCTTCGCCGTCCCGTCGCTGGTCATGCTGTACTGCTACTCGATGGTGGCCAAGGCCgtgtgcagggcaccgagtgggAAGAAGCGCGGAGCACTGCGGGTCCTCCTCGCTGTCGTGGGGGTCTTCCTCCTGACCCAGCTGCCCTACAACGCCGTCAGGCTCTGCCGCCTCCTCAATCTGTTGCACATGATCATCAGCGAATGCCACAGCAGCAAGAAGATGGACATCGCCATCCAGGTGACGGAGACCATCGCTCTCTTCCACAGCTGCCTCAACCCCATCGTGTATGCCTTCATGGGGGCATCATTTAAGGGGTACATCCTGAGGGCTGTCAAAGAGTACAGTTACCACCGTAGGCACCGCGACAGGTCCATTTCCCTCGAGTGCTCCTTCAACTCCCTGTCTCAGTCTGAAAACACCAGCAGCTTCACCATCTAGTAAGGTGTCTGCGCCAAAATACACACAACCAGAACTGGTACTACAGTTCCACGGTAATCTCAGGTGACCCAATGGAAACCCACAACTCCACCCTCCCAATACTCTTCATTTGCTTATTTTCACCACAGCCTTATGAAGGCCATTGGCAACATCTTACAAGCACAGGAAGGGGATTTAATCATTCAacgaaatcatggctgatctatgggCTAACTCCATTTATCTAcctttggccgatatccctgaaTGTCTTTGCTTGGCAAAATTCATCTGTTTCGGATTTCaatttaacaactgatccagcaatTTCCTTCTTGCCTTGttttcacagaatccccacagtgtggaagcaggccattcagcccatcaccgattcctctgaagaacatcccacccagacccacacacctccccccactctgtaaccctgcatttcccatggctaatccacctagcctggacgctacgggcaatttagcgtggccaatccaccctaacctgcacatctttggactgtgggagaaaactggagcacctggaggaaatccacgcagacacggggagaatgtgcaaactccacacggacagtcgcctggggggacggggagggggggagaatgGACCTggattcctggcgctgtgaggcagcagtgctaaccactaagccactgtgccgcccccaaaACATCTTCCTCAGCTTTCCCTCCGTGCAAACCCCCACGTTGTTTCCCACGTATACCCCACCGGCCCCACCCCACACATCAGATTTTATTTCCTCTTCTGTTTTTAGCCTCTATTTCTCCTTTAGCTGTTGTCAGGCCAGGGTCGTCTCCCGTTGCCTTAATCATTCTCTCGCGCCCATTTATAATACAAGCGTTGATCAAATTGAACCAATTTAGAGGAGCATTGTAACAAAACTCAGACAAAGGAACTTACAAATTTAAATCAAAACGTTGTtttgggggtgtggggaataATGCAGCCCAGACCCCATGGTTTTGGCATTCCCGACAGGCCTGAGGCATATTGCTGGGATACTTCATGGTCGCTCCACACCAGCTCCAAGGGACTGACATAACCGCAAAAGTCTTTCTCTTTCCATCTGTACCTGGCAATCCTTCCGACTCCAGAACTTCTCCTCATGATCCGTGCACCTTCCTGTGCATCCACCATCCTCAGTCACACCCCCATTTCAAGAGGTGTCATTTGTTTTCGCCCTCCAACCTCTGAGTCCAACTTTCATGTCCAATGCTCCGCCTACTCCTTGCTTTTACAACTGTGCGCTGAATCTACTTAAAGCTCAAGTAGCCAATCTAATAGGGAATTCAGTCATTTTCAATCGTAGCTTTGGTTCTTATCAGTAGGCCATGCCTTTTCAACCCTTGCAGTAGCTGGAAAATTGAGTGAGTACGTGGAGGTACTGTCATTTCCATGATAGCGCATATTGGCCCAACCAGACGACAATCGGGGTTGAACCATCTCTGCAAGAAAGGTGCACGTCCGCTGAAAATTGGACCACGGTTTCACTCCCAGTTGAGCCCCTATTTCTACTTTTCCTTCTTCCCATTCTCGGTTCCCtttcctgccctctcctgagAGTAATCGTTCCCAATGCTCTTTATTTGACCTCTTCAGTGTTCCTGCTATTTTGCTCTCCATCTATTGATACATGAATTCATTCATTTAATGCCACATTTCATAAAGAAATCACATTCTGTTCAAGTCTGGAAGAGATAACGAGTTTTATAGTACTTTTCGTCCTCGTATTTTTGAGCAGAAACAATATGACCCTGGCAAGTACACAGGTgactcataagaacataagaattaggagtaggaataggccatctggcctattAAGCCAGcgccaccatttaataagatcatggctgatcttttcgtggactcagctccactcacctgcCCTCTCACCGTAACtgttaattccttcactgttcaaaaatgtatctttgCCTTCAacacattcaatgaggtagcctcaactgcttcactgggcagtgaattccacagattcacaaccctttgggtgaagaagttcctcctcaactcagtcctaaatctgctccctcctTACTTTGAGGCTGTACCCCCCTAGTTCAAACACCCTGCttccatcttatctattcccttcataattttgtacgtTTCTGTaagataccccctcattcttctaaattccaatgagtatagtccgaGTCTACTCGATCTCTCCTCTTAAGCTGACCCTCTCAATTGTGGAATCAACTAAACAAATTCAATAAACATAGATCTTCTGGTGGTGTCAACATGCTATAAATGAACAAGATGAACTTTGCAAACATCTGGAAAATCTGTGTCTAAACAAAGGAATGTGAGTCCAAACGCAGAATATTATTTGTAATAACTTTTCAAGGAACACACTGTCCACTTAAAAACAAGACAGAGTTGGACAACTTCCTTTGACTCTCAACagcattaccatcgctgaatttACCAACTgttaacatcctggaggttatctctgatcagaaactgaactgcaccagCTGCTGAAAAactgtggcaacaagagcaggtcagaggctaggaataacTCACTGCttgtctcctcaaagcctgtccatcatctaccaggcacaagtcagaaatgcaATGGAAAACCCTCGACCCGCATGGATGAGTGCACCCCCATTAAAGATGTTCACCACCATCCAAGATGAAATAGCACCTCGTTCACAACTGTGAACATCCACTCCCCTGCACCACTGACGCTCGGGAGTGGCAGTGTGCACCTCTGTTAAGatttgctgcagaaattcaccaaggctcctcagacagcaccttccaaacccatgactactgccatctagaaggacaagggcagcagatacacaggaatgcccaccacctgcaagttcccctccaagccactccccatcctgacttggaaatatatcgctgttctttcactgttgctgggtcaaaatcctggaattccctccttaagagCGGTATGGGTGTCCCTACATTCCAAAATCTACAGCGATCACAAGGGGagctcaccatcaacttctcaaaGACAAGTACATCAGTTCAATAAACATGGACTTTGCCAGTGACATCTACATCCCGTAAATAAACAAGATTAACTTTACAAACACTAACCAAGACTACGTATAGATGCTTTGTATACAATTTTTACAAATACAATTTGTTTCTATAATGGCTCTCGGATATTTATTCTTTATGTTTGGAATTCCTGTTTGTAATCCGGTTTATGTCTCTGGTCTAATTAGAAATTCACTCTGGCAAAAATCAGTTTTAATGTGAATGAAATTCCTTTGTATTCAGTAGAAGGATCAAACCATGGTTCTGTCATGCAAAATTGTAAAATTAAAGATATTTATGCATGCGTCAGTTTCACACCACATGATTTGAAGAGCAGGATTTTTCAGGTGAAATGTAACATGAGTTGGATTTCAattaccatccacaagatgcactgtagaaattctccaaatctccttagatagcaccttccagacccatgacccgttccatttagaaggacaaggtcagtaggtacatgggaacaccatctaaTGAGATCCCTCTCCAAGCTACTTATCATCCTGAATTGAAAATATattactgtcgctgggtcaagatCTCAGAACTCCCTAATGGTGTTGTGGAAGCACTTACACTGCAAggactgcggcagttcaagacagtgactcaccaccaccttctcaaggccagctCCAAATGGGAAATAAGTGCTCACCCTGCAAGGCACACCCACATCCTGTGTATGAGTGGAAGCGACAGCGAAGACCTGTACTGGTCGCCAAGGCAACTTGTCACAGGAATTCAAGCATTGGATTATTTTCCTGATCAAAAcaactccccccaccactgatgctcaggagTGGCAGTGTGCACCTCTGTAAGAtttggtgcagaaattcaccaaggctcctcagacagcacaatTTAACTGGGCTAAGTCTTCAGGTGGGAGGGGATGGTGAAGTGAAGTCTAAAATTGAGAAGATTTGATGTTAATTTCATCACGTTCCTCCTCGTAGTTAATGCCACACAATCCAATCCTTACACCATCAATACTGGCAGGTTTTGGAGGGGTTTACGACCACAGTTACCCAAGGTAACACATTTTCACATAGTTTATTAAGCTCGCTAAGATACAGCACTTTGGAAATCATTCATTAGTTAATGATCAAGAAAAAAATTATATGGCATGTGGCCACCAAGGATGGTTCATTAATACCAAAGAACAAATCTTCAGTTGACATAAGAGTGTGTCAATCTCATTTAAGTTGTGAAGGCAGCATCCTGCTCTCTGCAGAAATGTTAAGAAATTCTCCACTAGGATCTTTCCTGGATCTCTTCCAGTTCATCTTCAATCTGAAGAAGACAATTCCTTGAAGAGGAGTTCCCCAATAAGGAGCATCCTCGGACTCAGAGCAATTATCGATATACTTTTTGGTGTTTGCAATCCAGGCGGTGTCAGTCACTGGTCTGAATCCTTCACAGCCATTAAGCACATACAGCAGCTATTTACGACAGCACACCCAATGGCAAAGCCATTGCAcctctcactcacctccatcGTAACGTCGGGTTTCAATTTTCAAAGAACAAACCTTTGCTTTTCCTAAACAACTTGGAGTTCAAAACATCAGTGGCCTGATAGCCTTTGTAGCCCAGATCTTAGTCATAggattttacagtacagaaggaacccattcagcccatcgtaaCTGTACCGGCGCATGAAAGAGTTACCTGGCTAGTTCCACTCTCCATCTCTATCTCCAAAGCCCTGTAAATTCATCACTTCCaaactctcttttgaaacctcctgtggaatccacctccaccactctcccaggcagcgcattcatTTGAGACAACTGCATTAAGTTGTTTATCTGTATAAACCACACTATGACAAATAAGGTGACACAGCGAAATAAGCAGTGGAAACAATCCCCATAACAGGAATGCTGAAATGTTACAAGTGACGGCCATCGTTTTGTATTTTTGGAATCTGCGGGGCGAGAGGAATTACTCCTTCCTGCCAGATTATGCCACTAGCTCAGAAACAGTTGGAGCAAAGTTTTGAAGGGAACGTCGAGACTCAAATATTGCTAAAAGGAGATGTCACTTTCAATCTGTTCAGCATGCAATCCTCAGGAATGAAACACAAGAAGAAACAATCTTTAGAAAGGCCCTTAAGACATAggggccactcagcccatcaagtctgctccgccattcaatgagatcatggctgatctgatcatcttcaactccacttccctgcctttctgAGGACACAGCAAGGTCTTGCATTCAGCTCCaggcagtgaatgaatagctCAATACATTGGCAATTGCTTTCAACTGCATAGCGGAAAGGTCACCTTTTAAAGCCAGCATCAGACAATCAGGCACTGAAAAGTCTAAACCACCAAAACTTACGACTTATTTGTCTTTGATGTGCAGTTAATATTTAACTTAAACTGGCCCAATAGCTCGTAAAACATAACGTTTTGCAAAGAAACACAATCTTTCCAAATATTTGTGGCTAAGTCAGTGCCTTGAATTAAACTTTTATTGTGCCTTTAATCGAAGTCATGCAGGAGACCAGTGAACCTATCACACTCTGCCAGCTCTTCCTAAGTGTTATCTTCCCTTAGATACAATGTGCCACACCTTTAACCAGCTGAGCTTTTTGGAAATGCCACACCGGCGAAGCTGACTGGTTTCAACAAATCCTTCCACATGTAATCATCCCGTTCTACCAGGAGTAACAGCACATCTATTCTAAGGTGCCAGTGCTGATCTCTCTCTGTTCAagaaaaaggtcagaaatcacaagacaccaggttacagtccgacaggcttatttgaaatcacaagctttcggagcgtagCCCCATTATCaggtgaagag
The sequence above is drawn from the Stegostoma tigrinum isolate sSteTig4 chromosome 2, sSteTig4.hap1, whole genome shotgun sequence genome and encodes:
- the LOC125460763 gene encoding atypical chemokine receptor 4-like — encoded protein: MEDEDIYDYYQNGFYNWTYSDYRNYSINYDDYYYICEKDNVRQFAKYFLSVFYTVTLIIGLAGNSLVVVIYIYYKKLRSKTDLYILNLAIADLLLLITLPFWTVYVIHGWILGVAMCKICSALFVMNFSAGMLFLACISVDRYLASSKVASPQTVGSKGKAVCVCVWAAAILLSVPDFVFTSVHGAGSRTLCISIFPSHMARSAKATIQIFEILLGFAVPSLVMLYCYSMVAKAVCRAPSGKKRGALRVLLAVVGVFLLTQLPYNAVRLCRLLNLLHMIISECHSSKKMDIAIQVTETIALFHSCLNPIVYAFMGASFKGYILRAVKEYSYHRRHRDRSISLECSFNSLSQSENTSSFTI